Genomic window (Cuculus canorus isolate bCucCan1 chromosome 15, bCucCan1.pri, whole genome shotgun sequence):
GGGCACTGCGTGGAGTGTTTCCCACCACACCTCTGATGCCGTTTCACAGCACTGCTACAAGATCCAGGTCCtgcccagcaccccaaaagGTGAACACGCAGCCTGGGCCATCACCCCTGAGCAGCCCAGGGTCTCAGAGCCCCCCAGTGCTCAATGACAACCAAAGAACATGCCTAGGGGCATGGAGCCACCGGCTCCTACCCTTCAGGCACCTCTCCCACCCCGTACCAAGCGGTGAATATTGCTGGAGTATAGGCAGTACTTCCCTAGGCAAGGCAAGGCAGCCTGGAGCTGCTTCAAAGAGATTGCCACTGGATGAGAGTAAATCTGAGCTCTGTTCGCTGAGAAATGGAACCTGTGTAGGGTTAATAATGCCCACTCCTATGGCTGACCCTCCTGGGGTGGGATCTGAAAGCAGCAGGATCTGTAGAGCAGCCCGGACGCTTGTCTCCCGACACCAGaaagcagaggagttggaaaAGGGAGCAGACAACCACGGGAGACCTTTGCGGTGTTGAATTCCTGGTCAGGCTTAaagcttcctctctgctggctCTCCCTGACAGCCAGCAGAGCGAGAGGAGGCAGTCGGAGGCAGGGGCATGCTGGAGTGCTCACGGAAGCAGGAGACGGCCATGCACAGCACCACTGGCTCCGGCGGTGAGGGTCGGTGTGGGAGGGCTGGTCAGTACTGGCTGTGAGGAACCTGCCCTGCTTGTGGTGGAAGGACGGCCGGACAGCAGCACACGGCAAAGACATGAAGCAAGATTCCTCGCGGGGGTCATTAGTATGAAGACTGTAAGTCTGCCAACATCGGAAACTAGTGAGGTAACCcagtggagaggagggaaacattttaaagtgcCGATACAGGATTTTTACAGGAGCAGAGGGTCAAACATAGGAGTCACAGAGCAAAGAGGAGTTCAGCTCCTGAACCACCAGCCGCGTTCATACTCCCCCGGTTTCTGCCACCGTTACGGACATCACATGCCACGAGGGCAGGCGGGGCTCCAGCCACACCGAGGTGCCACAGCCAGATGGAACTGCCCTGTTCCTGGAGTCCGAGCTCAGAGGCGGCCCCGCTGTGAGGCAGGTTTAGGAGGATGTATACTCCAAGGCCatttccctgcagctcctgcttgATAGCCAAGGCGCAGACAGCACAGAGCTCTCTGTTTCCAAAGGGATGATGATCCCAGCAGAACCCCCAGGGCATCTTCCCACATCAGAGCTGCTTTAGGATGGAGATGCAGCAGGTCAGACAGGGGGTAGTGCGAGTATTGCTCAACACAGCCTGAAACATCAGACAAGACAGGTCTGACGTAGGGAGTGAGAAGGGAGTTATTTAGCGCTTTATGAACACAGCTGAATGCCGCAGGCAGGGACCGCTGTGACAAAGAAATCAGCCAACACAAACCATCCATCCCGCTCTGCCGCTCTGCGCTGTCAGCCCGGAGGAAGACGTGAGTGAGTCAGCAGGAAAAGAGTTCGATCCTCCCTTCTCAAACCCAAACAGCATCAGGTCGTTTTCCAGCAGGAAACAACCTCCCATGCCAAGCCCTTCTCCAGAGCTGCGCATCAGGCAGGATATGAGGAGCTTCAGTCCGCCCGGTGTCACCTGCATTACTCATTGACTGGGCCGCCTCTTCCCCCGAGGAACCTCGGTTTTAGTGCGGAAGCCGTTTGGGTGCAGATGAATTGACAATGGGACACCTCAAGTCACTTGGAAGCAGGCGTTTTTGATGGATGCGGAGTCTTTCACCAGCAGACCTGGTTCACACGCACAGGAGGGCACagttaggaaaggaaaatgcctTTAAACACACTTTAAAGGCATGCAGCCCTGCTCACAGCTGCACGGTCCACCTTCAGTGGAGGTGACACCATGCTGCTTTCCAGCCGTAACCtaaaaacaccaccacaagCAACCCCTGACCTTGGAAATCCATCTCGAGTACCACGAGCTCAACTCGCCCGGCTGAGCTGGCCCCACCGccagccaccagcacagcacTGACATTTAAATCAGCCTTTCAGCCCTGCTGGTTCACAGCCCCACGCTCTCCGAGGAGCCCTTCCAGGCAAGAGGAAGAGGCAGCAACTGAAGTGAGATGCTGCTGCCAGACAAAAGCCTCTCCAAGGAGCCTCCTTGCCTTCAGGAGGCAAATTTTGGAGCAGCGCAGTTCTCGCAGCATTTCAGGGGGGTCTGAGCCATGCTGGCAAATCCCCATCGCTACAGAAACCTCCCTGGGCAAGGAAGAAGCAACACATTCATATCCAGCACTGCCTCGCACCATCACGATAAAGAGAGGTTTAAAAAACCCAAGGCAAACAACGCATCAGCTCATCTTGTACAATTTCAGCTGCTCTCAGCCCATAATTAGACCAgtgctaaaaagaaataaacgTAAGGCTCTCTCTTTCCTAGCAAGGAATCACCACGGGGCTGCTATGGCCCCACGGCATTGGGGCACAGACTGGGACCAATGGACAAGGAGCAGCATCTGCTATGAGACTCCAGAGGGAAGCGCTGTGCCTGGGCACAAAGTTTTTGGCACTGACAGGTACAACGTGCGAGTGTCACCACACAGTGGCAAAACCTTTATGGCACAGGCAGTGGCACAGaagctttgaaaggaaaagtccTCGGCATCCAGGCTCAGAGAGAGGCAGCTCGGCCCCATGCGGAGCTCCTGGAGCGCCCTGGGAGAGGTAGTCAAGACACGACACGGCTCGGCCAGAAGCAGCATGCAGCAACACTGACCCTGCGTTACTGCAAAGCATGAAAGTCAATGCcctgacaaagaaaaaacccaacaaactaTTATGGATACCACAGGGAATCCCTTACATTCATCCCCATCTCTCCTGAGCGCCAGCGTCTCCCCAGCCAGCGTAGCTTCAGCTGAATTGCACTGTTCATTTATCCATCACAAAAAGCACCTAAAATGAGGCTCCCCTGACTTTGCTCAGTCACCCTCTCTCTTTAAAATGCCACCCTCAATCTCATACGTTTTGAGGATTCGTATTCTCCTTCCCACCCTTCTCGGAGGTCGCCCAGCAAATAGGACAGGACAAATTAACAAGGCACAGTGCTCTACATTCACAGCACGGGCACCTCGCTGCTCGCCAGAGTTACGGGCTCCTTCCACCTTCTGTTTTTTAACTAAAGTGAGAGGAACTCGCAAACgctttctgcagagaagcacaggTGCCTGAGCTGCTCTCCACTCGTCCTGGGAAGTGCCAGAAACTCAAAGATGCAGGAGGCCACACCATCCACTAGGGCTGCGCACAGTCAGGTGACTGCATGCTGCCAGCCAGCCAGGGAGCTCCCAAGTTGCGCTCACATGAGACACTGGTGGATGGAAAAACTTCCAGTGGCCTTTACACCTCCCATCTGGTCTCCACCCTGGCTCCATGAAAGGGACCAACAGCGTCCAAGGCTCTGGCGGAAGCGTGTGGAGCGCTGCGTTATTTTAGCGACTGCACACCAGTAAGTATCGATCCCCAAGACAGCCCGCCTCTCTCTCCATGTCATAATCCCCCTGGGATGCTGCCATGATGCTCTTTAAAGATTAATAGTGCCCCTTctaacatttaaaaacagagtGCCTGGTGGTTTACATGATGGAACATCTACGTTCTCAGCTACAGGGAACCACACAGAAATCCGGTTCCCCAAACACCGATTTCTGTGGAGCAGAGGCGCTTGCAAATGCATCGGCTCCTCTGCCCCTTCCTGATGTACGAGAGCAACTGCAGACAGCGTTGATGTCAAGCATGGATGAGCTTTGTCAGCCCAAGAACGCGAGCAGACAGCCCGTGCTGGGCTAGATTTTGTACAAAAAGCTGGGCACATAGTCAAATCTGAGCAGGGGATTCACTCCCCGGCCGGGTTCCTGAATGCATTGCagcttcagcagctctgctaaATACTGTACGATTTTGATATCTTCGTTGGCAAGGCCCAGTTGAAGCTTCAGAAAGTTCATCCTGCGATGCACAACGGATTCCTCTGGTTCCCTTTCATTGATGGGAAGGTGCAAATGATGGCAGAAGGTGAAGAGGAAGGCCTTCGAGCACAGCTGGGTGAGGATGCTTTGGACGTGCATATAGTAGGTGCTTCCCCGTTTGATCTGCGTGCGGTGATCTGCCAGCCGTGACACCAAGGTGCCTTTGTAGAGCGGGCAGCGGAGAGTCTTACTGTCAGCGTCCAAGATGCTGACGTACCGGCTGTATCGGCTCAAGGCATGCAGAACGTTCACCCCAGCAGGCGACGTCGTCCTGGAACAGCAAGGAGAGAGGTCACGGCTGCAGGAGATCGGACACCACACAGCAGACTGTGTCCGTGCTCCACTATCACACACCTTCCTTCAAGCTCATGAGCCTCTGTGGGCAAATAAAGTCTGTCATGGAAGAGAATGGCCAAATAGTGTCTCCAACCTGACAGATCCCAAAGAAACCTTGATCTCCTAGATCCCTCCCCATGCACTGATCCACACCGTGTGCACACAACTTCATAAACCACCGCGCTTCAGGGTAGCTTCCTCCCTCGGCAGCACGGAAAGGGAACAGTTGGACATCTCTGGTGAACAAAGGCAgatcctgcagcagctggtggcTTCTGGATGTGACAACAGGGActcaaaaacccaaacctgccCATCTCATCAGGAGCTCCACCATTCCCCGACATCATCGCTATTCTGGGAGGGTGCTACTCTGAGGTGATCAAAGCAAAACCTTCTGCCCTTCTTTGGAAGAAGggcaaacaaaaagagaagggCAAAAACCAAAGGGAACCATCCTTAAATCAGAATACTCCCTGGTTGAGCCTGGGCATTTTCCACTCAGGTGTGAACCCACAGCACATTCACAGCAGACAATTAGCCAATAAGCCTAAATTCatgttatttaaatgcaaattccAAGCCTACGCAAATAGAGCCTTCTGCTCCTCAGTTCTGCGTGGTTGAAGTCTCCTGGCTGAGCTACAGCTCCCAGCTCCAAACCAGGagccccagctccagcaccaggGCTCTCTGTGCCCAGGCAGCATATGGCCTTCAGAGACACAGCACTCTGACCAGAATGATTCATTTAACCCTTGGACAAATGGCTTGCTGCGAGCACCCACATTTAACTCAGCACTTAATTAACATTCCACGGAGGAGGATTTAAATGACTGACACCTTACAAGCAGTTCTTAAACAAAATATGACTTCTGTTTATAAGAATTGCGCCTAACCACAAGCACTGAGCAACAAGGAAACACTCGTGGCTTCTAAAAACCTCACTGACAGCCAGAGCAGCTTGGAGCCACTCTTGGCAGAGCTGTCACCCTGCCTCACGAGCACCCAAACGAGGGTAAACTCACAGCTCAGAATAATTCCGTcacccacagcccccagcaACGCAACGCTCAGCAGCCCAAAAAGCAAATTTGTGTGTTCTgattttcctgctgctctgagtCTCTCTTTCGGGAGCTATTCCAGCCCAGCTCCGAGTGCTGGGCTGCCACTCTGACTCATGTTTTCCATGCTGGTGACAGCGACGGCCGTTCCCTGTCATACCTGTGCCTGAAGCACCAAACACATCCTggcagcacacagagaaaatcCTTTCCACAACAGCAACAAAGGCAGCGCAAGACTCTGAAGAGCTGAGCCATCGCTGCTTGCTAATATGAGCTACGAAGCCCCATTTCAGGCCTGGCGTGAGGAAAGGGTCCTTGCCCTTGTGATGGTCCGCATCCTGAGCAAAAGTTTCCTTTCCATTTGAACCACAATTCCAACGCCTACACAGGTCTGCggatatttttcctgttatatATAAGTCTCTGTCCACGTGCAGTCCCTGAAATAGCCCAGCACCTCTGCAGGCTTCGTCACCGACGGCCGGCACATCCTCACCAATACAGCCTCAGGTGCCGGCACTTCAATTCCTGGCCAGGACATCTCATCAAAAGTGCATCCATCATCTCTTCTTGAAGGCCCACAAGGAAAAATACTCCCTGTATCAAAGCATacacttaaaaaacaaagctcTAGCTAGAAATGTCAGAAAAGTTTaggcagagaggggaggaaagcagAACAGGGATCCCAGGGGCGTCCTTACTGCATCACACAAGACTCCCATGTTGATCTCTGCTTTGCCACCGTATGACCTAAACCAGAGGGAAACCTCCTGGCCATGGAAGTAGTATGAGCCCAGCAGCATGTGCCCAGCATGTCCTGTAAATGTTAACTCTCAAGTGAGGCTGGATGTAAAGAGAGAGACAAACTTCCTCCCCTTCAAAGTACATCCCATAAGCAGAAATTCACAGCAGCTGCGTAGGGAATTAGACAGAAACCTCCTCTGCTCACCAATTCCCCTCTGAAATCCTCACTTACTAGTTTTTAATCACCCACCTCGACCCCAGTAAAGCAAACAGATCCTCCATTTACCTCTGGAGTCCGATTAGCTTCCACTTCTGGAAATCCACAACGTGCAGAGGGGAAGTGACCCAGTGCTTTACAGGCTTGGCGTAAACACTGCAGTTTGGCACGAAGATGGAGAGTGCTGTCACAAGCTTCTTGACTATcgcttcctcttctcccagcacGATGAGGGTCCTGCCGCTGAGCAGCGAGTAGATGGCTGGGTGAGCGAAGGGGTACTGTCTGATGAACCGCAGCGCATTCTGGCCAGCCTTTTTTTTGTGCCTGTCACTCGCCTGCCCAGCGGgatgagctggagaaggggtCCTGTCAGAGCATGTGGAGGCAGCGCTGCTGATATAGCTCGTGGAGTCCGAACACTCATCCAGGCTGCTCTTACTGATGTCCCTGCTGCCCGCTGGGTAGCGTGATTCGAGCTCGTAGGGAAGGAGCCCACCCGAGATGCCTTCGTGGGAAGGGAAGCTCCCAAAGCTCCCGCGCAGCCCCTGCTCAGCCTGCCGGTACGACTGCGGGGGGATCCTGACCACTCCATCCTCCTCGCAGGGCTTCTGCCCAACGTCAGGCAGGGGGTCTAAGAAGTTGGGACTCTCCTTCCCGATACAACAGGCAGAATCAACCTGCACtaagttttcctctttcaaaatatCTTCCTGATCATCAGTGTTGTCCAGGCTTAGTTTGGGAGTGAAACGGAGGCCTTCCTCTTCATCATCCACGTAAGGTTCCTCGTTAATGGCACTTGGGTAGCTCGCTTTGAAATCCTCTGGAATGAGGGCCTCGGAGGGGCAGGTGCTGAGCACCTCGATGCTGTCCTCGCTGACGGTCCGCCGGCTGCCCACCTTGCTCCGGCCCGCCTGGGGGCTGGGGCTGACGGGGAGGCTGGCCTGGCTGTCCGACTTGGTCAGGCCAGATGCAGACTTCTCCGTTCCAAGAACCTCGATGCTCTCACCACTACTGATGCTGCCTTTGATATCCGCATCGAGGTAGTCCAAGTTCTCCTGGTGTTCGAATGTCAAAGACTCAGTCATTTGGGGTTCCTGGGAGTCCTCGATTTCTGGCTCCATCTTGATGGGCACGGACTCCACACTGGACTTGTAGGACCCCAAGCTGATGACCACTTTAGGAGCAGGGGACTCTTCCGAACACTTTCTATCAATGGTGTCTTGACTAAGCCCCTGGCAGCCTCTGTACTGTTTTTCAGGtggtttttcttccagaaaggaTACATCCTCAAAGAGGAAGTTGGTTACACTCTGCTGCTTCAAGAGGGCCCTGCTAATCTGCTCTGTCAGGAGGTAGCACACGTCACCCCTGAAAGTCCTCTCGATATGATGCAGCTGGTCCAGGGTCTgggtgaaaaaataaatatcgCACAGCTCCTCCAGCGTCTTCAGCTTCTTGTCAAAGCATTTGGCAGACTTCGCTTTGATGAGCTTGGGGGTATAGGACGGCACATGGGCGTAAAGGCGCGTTTCGCCAGGCTCGGCAAGGTCGGAGGTAGTCAGGTCCCGATTGCAGCCGGTGCTGGCCTGACCCGGTGCACACTCGGGCTCGTAGGGGTGGAAGTCGGactccttcagcagcttcctGTAGGGATAAGACCTGATTTGTTTCAGCAGGTCTTGGTGCTCAATGATGGACTTTTCCACGCTGGCCAGCTCGTTGGCCTTCTCGATGGCTTGAGTTGTGTAATACCCTTTGTCGTTGGCTTTCTTCTGTATCTCGGTTTCGTTGTGCAGGACAGTCCTGGTGTAGTCAAGatctttcagcttcttttccaGTTCATTAGCAAAAGCCTTCCGGTTGCCTGTCTTCAGACACTCAGAGGCTTTGGAGAACTCTACAGAGAGCTCTTGAAACTGCTGCATGATTTTATGCTCATCGGCGGAGATGTAGGCCATGCAGAAGGGCCTCACAAAACCCCGGGCTTCGAGGTCGTACAGAGTCAAGTGGTGGACATAGGCAAAGGCACCCTCCTTCGAGTCCCCCAGCACCACTTTGGAATCCTCCACAAAGTTCAGCTTGGGATAGGCAGAGCCAGGTGGATGCCCCACGAAGGACGCCTGGTAATCCACAGACATGATCcgaagggaaaaataattgagaTCAAAAGCGCCCGGCACCTTGGCGTCATCAGGGATGGTCAGGAGGGGCTGGGGCCCCACTTGCTCTGAGAACTCAGAGATGAGAATGAAGTCCCGAGTGAACTTGGAGCTGGCGACCTTGGCCCAAGGGTTGGCACCGTGGCTGGCGAAGGGGAAGAGCGGCACCGAGTACTCCTCGGGCAGCGGGGGCTCGCTGCACAGCTctccctccagctcctcctccctGGTGAAGGCCACCACATCGGGGGCGCTGATCATATTTCCCGCAGGACAGGACCCGCATGGAGCTCTGCAGTCCCCCTGCCCCCTCTGTGGCTCCGCTGCTCCTCTTCTGCCTCCCCTGCTCTCCTTATGCTCTCTCGGCAGCCCACCTGCCCCCCGTCCTCTCTTTACACTCCCTTTGCTCCCCCTGCACTCCCTTGTCACCCCTTGTACCcctgctctgtcttctttccCCTTGTCCCCCTGCTCCCCCTTGTCCTCCCCGCCTCCCCTTGTCCCCcttgttccccctgcccccccgtgtcacccccttctcccccccgCCCTCTTCTGCCTCCTTGTCCCCCgctctctcttcttcccccgccccctcttctccccctgcA
Coding sequences:
- the SMCR8 gene encoding guanine nucleotide exchange protein SMCR8; translation: MISAPDVVAFTREEELEGELCSEPPLPEEYSVPLFPFASHGANPWAKVASSKFTRDFILISEFSEQVGPQPLLTIPDDAKVPGAFDLNYFSLRIMSVDYQASFVGHPPGSAYPKLNFVEDSKVVLGDSKEGAFAYVHHLTLYDLEARGFVRPFCMAYISADEHKIMQQFQELSVEFSKASECLKTGNRKAFANELEKKLKDLDYTRTVLHNETEIQKKANDKGYYTTQAIEKANELASVEKSIIEHQDLLKQIRSYPYRKLLKESDFHPYEPECAPGQASTGCNRDLTTSDLAEPGETRLYAHVPSYTPKLIKAKSAKCFDKKLKTLEELCDIYFFTQTLDQLHHIERTFRGDVCYLLTEQISRALLKQQSVTNFLFEDVSFLEEKPPEKQYRGCQGLSQDTIDRKCSEESPAPKVVISLGSYKSSVESVPIKMEPEIEDSQEPQMTESLTFEHQENLDYLDADIKGSISSGESIEVLGTEKSASGLTKSDSQASLPVSPSPQAGRSKVGSRRTVSEDSIEVLSTCPSEALIPEDFKASYPSAINEEPYVDDEEEGLRFTPKLSLDNTDDQEDILKEENLVQVDSACCIGKESPNFLDPLPDVGQKPCEEDGVVRIPPQSYRQAEQGLRGSFGSFPSHEGISGGLLPYELESRYPAGSRDISKSSLDECSDSTSYISSAASTCSDRTPSPAHPAGQASDRHKKKAGQNALRFIRQYPFAHPAIYSLLSGRTLIVLGEEEAIVKKLVTALSIFVPNCSVYAKPVKHWVTSPLHVVDFQKWKLIGLQRTTSPAGVNVLHALSRYSRYVSILDADSKTLRCPLYKGTLVSRLADHRTQIKRGSTYYMHVQSILTQLCSKAFLFTFCHHLHLPINEREPEESVVHRRMNFLKLQLGLANEDIKIVQYLAELLKLQCIQEPGRGVNPLLRFDYVPSFLYKI